ACATCCCCCGCGAGAATTGGCGGGCGGCGGTGCGGGAGATCAAGCCGGACGTAATCTACGGCCTGCTGAACTGGCAGGCGGTGCCCTTCGCGCACCATGTCCTGACTGAGAATCCGGGCGTGCCCTTCGTGTGGCACTTCAAGGAGGGTCCCTTCATCTGCCTGGAGAGGGGCACCTGGCGGGAACTCGTCGAGCTGTACGCGCGGGCCGACGGGCGCATCTATTGCAGCCCGGAGATGCGCGACTGGTTCGGCACGCTGGCCCCGGAACTCGCCACGGGCCGTCCCACCCTGGTCCTCGACGGGGACCTCCCCAAGCGCGAGAGCGTGCGGGGCGAGCGCTCCCCGAAGCTCTCGGACCGGGACGGTGAGCTTCACACGGTCGTGCCGGGCCGCCCCATCGGGCTGCACTCGGAGACGGTGGCGGACCTCGCCGCGCAGGGCATTCACCTGCACTTCTACGGCGAGTACACGCACGGGCAGTGGCGGGAGTGGATCGAGCGGACGCGGTCGCTCGCGGGTCGTTTCCTGCACCTGCACCCCAACGTCAGCCAGGAGGACTGGGTGCGTGAGTTCTCGCGGTACGACGCGGGCTGGCTGCACTTCTTCCGCAGCGGGAACGGCGGTGAACTGCGGCGCTCGAACTGGGACGACCTGAACATCCCGGCCCGGATGGCGACCCTCGCGGCGGCGGGCCTGCCCATGCTCCAGGGAGACAACACCGGGCACGCCGTTGCCACGCAGACCCTCGCGCGGGAGCTGGACCTGGGCTACTTCTTCCGGGACATGGGGGACCTGGGCGCCCAGCTCCAGGACCGCGAAAGGCTCCACCGCCTGGGTGAGCACGTCTGGGCGATCCGGGACGAGTTCACCTTCGACCACCACGTAGGCCGCCTGATCGCCTTCTTCCGCGAGGTGATCGGGCAACGGCCGACCCGGGCGGAGGCGACGCTGCACCTGCCCGGCTGACCTCTCCCCTCCCCTCTTCAAGGAGTTTCCATGACGACGATCCTCACCATGAACGTAATGAGCTATGCCGAGAAGCACGGGGCGTGGTCCGAGCGGCAAAAACTGATTGAACGCGCGATCAACGATGCCCAACCCGATATCGTGGCCCTGCAAGCCGTATCGCTGGACCCGGGGCGGCACCCCAGCGACCAGGCCACGCAACTCGCCGCCAACCTGGAGGGTTACCAGGCCGTCTTCGTGCCCGCCACCACGTACCCAGACGGGCGGCAGGACGGGCTCGCGTTCCTGTCGAGGGGCCGCCTGCCCGACGTCCAGCCCTTTCCCCTCAGCCTGCGCCCCGGTTTACAGGACACGGGCCGCCGAATCCTCCTGCATGGCCGTTTCGAGACGCCCCAGGGACCGCTGGATGTCTTTAACGCCCACTTCTCCTGGGTAGCCGAGCAGCAGGAGGACAACGTGCAGGAGGCGCTGTCGGTGCTGGAGGGGAACGCGGGCAACGCCGCCGTCCTGGTGGGCGACTTCAACATGCAGCCGGGCAACCCGTACCTGGGGCGGCTGCGCGAGGCGGAATGGGTGGACGCCTGGACCCTGCTGCACCCCGGCGAGGAGGGCTTCACCT
This sequence is a window from Deinococcus aerius. Protein-coding genes within it:
- a CDS encoding glycosyltransferase, with the translated sequence MRTPISPRVSVLMPTFRQAPFLPRAAQSLLAQSLTEWELIVVDDGSPDETAKAVEPYLADPRITLHRLERNVGLGAALNHALSHARAPLVAYLPSDDVYYRDHLEDLAAALGAHPGATLAYSGVRHHYNRTAAGRVDGEPLQLVQVMHRRTGERWLERDELTTDDLDRMYWGRLAAHGTAVSTGRVTCEWVNHPHQRHKIMREPEGGINTYRAYYGAREPLRFQSTVGHLTDEPLRFRPYRERPPTPPAPDGLKILLVGELAYNPERVLALTERGHRLYGLWMDRPHWYNWVGPLPFGHVQDIPRENWRAAVREIKPDVIYGLLNWQAVPFAHHVLTENPGVPFVWHFKEGPFICLERGTWRELVELYARADGRIYCSPEMRDWFGTLAPELATGRPTLVLDGDLPKRESVRGERSPKLSDRDGELHTVVPGRPIGLHSETVADLAAQGIHLHFYGEYTHGQWREWIERTRSLAGRFLHLHPNVSQEDWVREFSRYDAGWLHFFRSGNGGELRRSNWDDLNIPARMATLAAAGLPMLQGDNTGHAVATQTLARELDLGYFFRDMGDLGAQLQDRERLHRLGEHVWAIRDEFTFDHHVGRLIAFFREVIGQRPTRAEATLHLPG
- a CDS encoding endonuclease/exonuclease/phosphatase family protein, with protein sequence MTTILTMNVMSYAEKHGAWSERQKLIERAINDAQPDIVALQAVSLDPGRHPSDQATQLAANLEGYQAVFVPATTYPDGRQDGLAFLSRGRLPDVQPFPLSLRPGLQDTGRRILLHGRFETPQGPLDVFNAHFSWVAEQQEDNVQEALSVLEGNAGNAAVLVGDFNMQPGNPYLGRLREAEWVDAWTLLHPGEEGFTFVEASEPSIRIDYIWTRGVRAREISVVLAGNDGPLRASDHAGLLATVERV